A region from the Dethiosulfovibrio faecalis genome encodes:
- a CDS encoding substrate-binding periplasmic protein, protein MDYLKKFVLSILFVCLAAGSVFAVGVDDIRFMTEELPPYNMKGDDGVATGIAVDVLAEIFKREGSSKTAKDVEVLPWARGYKEVQSTQNTCLFSMTYTDERKPMFKWVGPLAASRTAVIALKSKGIKVGSEADLADLSAGVIKEDIGDILARKVGMTKVDIAANNLQNVKKLNSGRVDVWVYEESVAQWQLKDMGFDPADYETVFALSESHLYYAFHKDTDQALIDRLQKALDEMKADGSYQAILDRYLR, encoded by the coding sequence GAAATTCGTGCTCTCGATTTTATTCGTGTGTCTTGCGGCTGGCAGCGTTTTCGCAGTCGGAGTTGACGATATTCGTTTCATGACCGAGGAATTGCCGCCATACAACATGAAGGGCGACGATGGAGTCGCGACGGGCATAGCTGTGGACGTCCTGGCAGAGATATTCAAGAGAGAGGGATCTTCCAAGACCGCAAAGGACGTGGAGGTCTTGCCCTGGGCCAGAGGTTACAAGGAGGTTCAGTCGACTCAGAACACCTGCCTTTTCAGCATGACCTATACCGACGAGAGAAAACCCATGTTCAAGTGGGTAGGCCCTCTGGCAGCTTCCAGGACGGCGGTCATCGCCCTGAAGAGCAAGGGCATAAAAGTCGGCTCCGAAGCCGACCTTGCCGATCTTTCCGCCGGGGTCATAAAGGAGGACATAGGCGATATCCTGGCCCGTAAGGTCGGAATGACCAAGGTTGATATAGCGGCTAACAACCTTCAAAACGTCAAGAAGCTGAACTCCGGTCGAGTCGACGTTTGGGTCTACGAGGAAAGCGTCGCTCAGTGGCAGCTCAAGGATATGGGGTTTGATCCGGCGGACTACGAGACGGTCTTTGCCCTGAGCGAAAGCCACCTTTACTACGCCTTCCACAAGGACACAGACCAAGCCCTTATAGATCGACTTCAGAAGGCGCTGGACGAGATGAAGGCAGACGGATCCTACCAGGCGATATTGGACAGATATTTACGTTGA
- a CDS encoding GNAT family N-acetyltransferase has product MYLEETSKLPRKVVENLDGDIGNLKVYLVQDYNVNLLKRMVNFGLGIFGDLGMDEWGLVPQIRHGNVFVLKEEDKKRIIGLAILMRDWEDLEKCYLFDYAIAEDLQGQGLGYHFLRAIVRNLRDQDFTKMGLTVDTENAPAIKLYKDKMGFEIVGENKDEYGEGHHRYIMELPFEKVK; this is encoded by the coding sequence TTGTATTTAGAAGAAACTTCCAAACTGCCTCGCAAAGTCGTTGAAAATCTGGACGGAGACATCGGTAACCTGAAGGTCTATCTGGTTCAGGACTACAACGTCAACCTGTTGAAGAGAATGGTGAACTTCGGCCTCGGCATATTCGGAGATCTGGGTATGGACGAGTGGGGATTGGTGCCTCAGATACGTCACGGAAACGTCTTCGTCCTAAAAGAGGAGGACAAGAAGAGAATAATAGGCCTCGCCATTCTGATGAGGGACTGGGAGGATCTGGAGAAATGTTATCTTTTCGACTACGCCATAGCCGAAGACCTTCAGGGTCAGGGGCTGGGCTATCATTTCCTCAGGGCCATAGTGAGGAACCTCAGAGACCAGGACTTCACTAAGATGGGGCTGACGGTGGATACGGAAAATGCTCCCGCCATAAAGCTGTACAAGGACAAAATGGGTTTCGAGATAGTCGGAGAGAACAAGGACGAGTATGGAGAGGGTCATCACCGTTATATCATGGAGTTGCCCTTCGAAAAGGTGAAATAA
- a CDS encoding proton-conducting transporter membrane subunit, translated as MIWIIVLLPFLSGVVGFVAPWPSVRNVTLVSVSLVHLLGVLSIWAGGYDLPVEGWIGCDGLSVFFLLVTSVLFFLGSFSTLAYLREHSFPNSRGAFSRESAFVGSMLMFLSTTTLAIVSHHTGVFWMAIEGTTLVTAPLIAYCRTPGALEAAWKYLLICSVGIAMALAGNTALAVSSLFSGGHEISLTFRDLAEHGGELDPLWLKISFAFILVGYGTKMGLAPMHTWLPDAHSEAPSPVSALLSGALCNCAFLGIARTGSILTGAGLESYWGSLTVAFGVVSVIIAGCMILRQSGFKRLLAYSSVEHMGILAIAVGSGAGAGGIFHALNHSLTKGSLFLAAGSVLSLYHTKAIASISGLIRVAPVTGAVWIAGFMSICGLPPFGTFFSEMMILSSLGAGERWIVMGALLLGLAMVFIGMWKAVISMVFGEAPSGADLPAGRAVVWEDLPPMILCGVALILGLWTPAPLWRLVESAAISMGGM; from the coding sequence ATGATCTGGATTATAGTCCTACTGCCCTTCCTTTCCGGGGTGGTCGGTTTCGTAGCTCCATGGCCCTCGGTCAGGAATGTAACTCTGGTTTCCGTCTCCCTCGTCCATCTCCTGGGGGTGCTGTCCATCTGGGCCGGAGGCTACGATCTTCCGGTGGAGGGGTGGATCGGCTGCGACGGGCTGTCGGTGTTTTTCCTGCTGGTTACGTCTGTTTTGTTCTTTCTCGGCTCCTTTTCCACCTTGGCCTATCTGAGGGAGCACAGTTTCCCCAACTCGAGAGGGGCCTTCTCCAGGGAGTCCGCCTTCGTGGGCTCCATGCTGATGTTTCTGTCCACCACCACCCTGGCTATAGTGAGCCATCACACCGGGGTGTTCTGGATGGCCATAGAGGGTACCACACTGGTCACGGCACCTCTAATCGCCTATTGTAGGACCCCGGGAGCGTTGGAAGCGGCTTGGAAGTATCTTCTGATATGCTCCGTGGGAATAGCCATGGCCCTGGCGGGAAACACCGCTTTGGCCGTGTCGTCTCTTTTTTCCGGAGGACATGAGATCTCCCTGACCTTTCGGGATCTGGCGGAGCACGGAGGCGAACTCGATCCCCTGTGGCTGAAGATCTCCTTCGCCTTCATACTGGTCGGCTACGGGACGAAGATGGGTCTCGCCCCTATGCACACCTGGCTTCCCGACGCCCACAGCGAGGCGCCGTCTCCCGTGTCGGCCCTTCTGTCCGGCGCACTGTGCAACTGTGCTTTTCTCGGAATAGCCAGGACCGGCTCCATCCTCACCGGTGCCGGTCTGGAGAGTTACTGGGGCAGCCTGACGGTGGCCTTCGGGGTCGTCTCCGTGATTATCGCGGGATGCATGATCCTGAGGCAGTCGGGGTTCAAGCGGCTCCTGGCCTATTCCAGCGTGGAGCACATGGGGATACTGGCCATAGCGGTGGGGTCCGGCGCCGGTGCCGGAGGGATCTTTCACGCCCTCAACCACTCTCTGACCAAGGGGTCTTTGTTTCTGGCGGCCGGATCTGTCTTGAGCCTCTATCACACAAAGGCCATAGCCTCCATCTCCGGTCTGATCCGCGTGGCCCCCGTGACGGGAGCGGTCTGGATCGCCGGTTTCATGTCCATATGCGGTCTTCCGCCCTTCGGGACCTTCTTCAGCGAGATGATGATCCTATCGTCTCTGGGGGCAGGGGAAAGGTGGATCGTCATGGGGGCGCTCCTGCTGGGGCTGGCCATGGTGTTTATAGGAATGTGGAAGGCGGTCATATCGATGGTGTTCGGAGAGGCCCCCTCCGGGGCGGATCTTCCGGCGGGGCGAGCGGTCGTCTGGGAAGATCTGCCCCCGATGATACTGTGCGGGGTCGCCCTGATCCTGGGTCTTTGGACTCCGGCCCCTCTGTGGCGTCTCGTGGAGAGCGCCGCTATCTCTATGGGGGGGATGTAG
- a CDS encoding respiratory chain complex I subunit 1 family protein, which yields MDRLFALVAVAVALVAAPFLKTVINRTKAAVAGRQGPPLLLPYRSLVRLMSKGAVYGSQTTWIFRAGPVVSLVSTMGALCLVPFAGRPALVHFEGDILLMAYLMGVGRFFTVFAAMDTGSSFEGMGADREAFFSALTEPSLLLGVAGLGAITGSLSLSGIYGKLGGSAFLGSNLPALIFILAAFVIVYLVENSRIPVDDPTTHLELTMIHEVMVLDHCGIDLAFIEYGGALKLWTMGLLVSGLVFPGGTGSLWLDVLLSLCCLMGFQVVVGLVESSSARLKMGRVPLLLAVAFVMSTLWIMWVVR from the coding sequence ATGGACCGCCTTTTCGCACTGGTCGCGGTGGCCGTTGCACTCGTGGCGGCGCCCTTTCTCAAGACAGTGATAAACAGGACCAAGGCAGCCGTGGCAGGAAGGCAGGGGCCACCCCTTCTGCTTCCCTACAGATCTCTCGTCCGGCTGATGTCCAAGGGGGCCGTCTACGGATCCCAGACTACCTGGATCTTCAGGGCCGGCCCCGTCGTGTCACTGGTGTCCACGATGGGTGCACTCTGTCTGGTGCCCTTCGCAGGCAGGCCCGCCTTGGTTCACTTCGAGGGGGATATCCTCCTGATGGCCTACCTCATGGGAGTGGGGCGGTTTTTCACGGTCTTCGCTGCGATGGATACCGGGTCCAGTTTCGAGGGCATGGGAGCCGACAGGGAGGCCTTCTTCTCCGCCCTGACGGAGCCGTCGCTGCTTCTGGGGGTCGCGGGGCTCGGGGCTATAACCGGCTCGCTGTCCTTGAGCGGTATATACGGAAAACTCGGAGGATCCGCCTTTCTGGGGTCCAACCTGCCTGCCTTGATATTCATCCTGGCGGCTTTCGTGATAGTCTACCTGGTCGAGAACTCCCGAATCCCGGTGGACGATCCCACGACCCATCTGGAGCTGACCATGATACACGAGGTCATGGTGCTGGATCACTGCGGCATCGACCTGGCCTTCATAGAGTACGGAGGAGCGTTGAAGCTCTGGACCATGGGGCTTCTCGTGTCGGGACTGGTTTTCCCGGGAGGAACCGGCAGTCTGTGGCTCGACGTCCTCCTGTCTCTGTGCTGTCTGATGGGGTTCCAGGTTGTGGTGGGACTGGTGGAGTCCTCCTCGGCCCGTCTGAAGATGGGGAGGGTTCCCCTCCTTCTGGCTGTGGCTTTCGTCATGTCCACTCTGTGGATTATGTGGGTAGTGAGGTGA
- a CDS encoding proton-conducting transporter membrane subunit, with the protein MEFLLLGSVALYFLSALGSLSFGRRSPGGWIVPLSSVLSSLMAVLPLVSVLACGSILDFRVPWGFPVGSFHVRMDMLSGWFVLILSLVSPAVALYGRGYLSNRGETVRGSWTGFFLQMLSGGIFMVLISYDGILFLLSWEIMSMAAFFLVMFDHPREENRRAGWIYLVATHLGTAFLFFMFFLLGAKAGSFDLDSLLGLGGMANLVFPLAIVGFGAKAGFLGLHLWLPEAHPAAPSHGSALMSGVMVKTGIYGVLRVLAMAQEWPQWWGWLLLILGVASGLGGVVHSVVQRDLKRLLAFCTVENMGIILIGLGIGVLGTGYDRSVGVIAMGGALLHCLNHSLFKAGLFMAAGSVIKTAGTGDMDWLGGLCRTMPRTGTAFLVLCLSVCGLPPFNGFVGEFLIYTASYLTVVPGAMSSVGLRIGGFVAISSLALVGGLAAMAFLKAYGMVFLGFSRSDGAAKADPGSDMVVPMSSLTILCLVLGLAGSASILMAGSVATAVHPLDLSLGSLTPLAEVSKAYLNVSFISFVLFGAGFWLWRLRARLQRDRTVSLGPVWGCGYGNPSARMQYTGSSFSQPVFAAFRSFLRSEVAGSLPEGYFPGPSIFHADTSGVFHRYFYGPLFGTVMKVVGEARKLHHGGTHLYVFYVFAALVAVLLWSLR; encoded by the coding sequence GTGGAGTTTCTGCTCTTGGGCTCTGTTGCCCTGTACTTTTTATCCGCTCTGGGTTCTTTGTCTTTCGGAAGGAGGTCTCCGGGAGGATGGATAGTGCCGCTGTCTTCCGTTTTGTCATCTCTCATGGCGGTATTGCCCCTTGTCTCCGTCCTGGCCTGTGGATCGATCCTGGATTTCCGTGTCCCATGGGGTTTCCCCGTGGGGTCTTTTCACGTCCGTATGGATATGTTGTCCGGATGGTTCGTCCTCATCCTCTCTCTGGTCTCGCCGGCCGTGGCCCTCTACGGTAGAGGCTATCTCTCGAATCGGGGGGAGACCGTTCGGGGATCCTGGACCGGCTTTTTTCTCCAGATGCTCTCCGGCGGGATCTTCATGGTCCTGATCTCCTACGACGGAATACTCTTCCTGCTTTCCTGGGAGATCATGTCCATGGCGGCCTTTTTTCTGGTGATGTTCGACCATCCCAGGGAGGAGAACAGGAGGGCCGGATGGATCTATCTAGTCGCGACCCACCTGGGAACGGCGTTTCTGTTCTTCATGTTCTTTCTGCTTGGAGCCAAGGCCGGTTCCTTCGACCTCGACTCCCTCTTAGGTTTGGGAGGTATGGCGAACCTGGTCTTTCCTCTGGCGATAGTGGGCTTCGGCGCAAAGGCCGGTTTTCTGGGGCTCCATCTGTGGCTTCCAGAGGCCCATCCTGCCGCTCCCTCCCACGGTTCCGCTCTCATGAGCGGTGTGATGGTCAAGACCGGGATATACGGGGTCCTGAGGGTCCTTGCGATGGCTCAGGAATGGCCGCAGTGGTGGGGATGGCTGCTTCTGATACTGGGGGTCGCGTCCGGATTGGGCGGAGTAGTCCACTCGGTGGTCCAGAGGGACCTCAAGAGGCTACTGGCCTTCTGCACTGTGGAGAACATGGGGATAATCCTCATCGGTCTCGGAATAGGGGTGTTGGGCACGGGATACGACCGTTCCGTCGGGGTTATCGCGATGGGAGGAGCTTTGCTCCACTGTCTCAACCACTCGTTGTTCAAGGCCGGACTGTTCATGGCGGCGGGGTCGGTGATAAAGACCGCCGGAACCGGCGACATGGACTGGCTGGGGGGACTGTGCCGAACGATGCCGAGGACGGGAACGGCCTTTCTCGTCTTGTGCCTCTCGGTGTGCGGATTGCCTCCATTCAACGGCTTTGTGGGAGAGTTCCTGATATACACCGCCTCTTATCTGACCGTAGTGCCGGGTGCGATGTCCTCCGTGGGGCTAAGGATAGGCGGCTTCGTCGCCATCTCCTCTCTGGCCCTCGTGGGAGGTCTGGCCGCCATGGCTTTTTTGAAGGCCTACGGCATGGTGTTCCTGGGCTTTTCCAGGTCCGACGGTGCGGCTAAAGCCGATCCGGGGTCGGACATGGTCGTCCCCATGTCGTCTCTGACGATACTCTGTCTGGTTCTGGGGCTGGCCGGTTCTGCGTCTATCCTCATGGCAGGCTCGGTTGCGACGGCGGTGCATCCTCTGGATCTTTCCCTTGGGAGTCTGACCCCTTTGGCGGAGGTCTCAAAGGCCTATCTGAACGTTTCGTTCATCTCTTTTGTCCTCTTCGGAGCCGGGTTCTGGCTCTGGAGGCTAAGGGCCCGTCTCCAGAGAGACAGGACCGTGTCCCTGGGGCCCGTGTGGGGATGCGGATACGGCAATCCCTCTGCCAGAATGCAGTACACCGGATCGTCCTTTTCCCAGCCCGTATTCGCGGCTTTTCGGTCCTTTCTGCGTTCCGAGGTGGCGGGGTCTCTGCCCGAAGGGTATTTTCCCGGGCCGTCCATTTTTCACGCCGATACGAGCGGTGTGTTTCACCGATATTTTTACGGGCCCCTTTTCGGAACGGTCATGAAGGTGGTCGGAGAGGCTAGAAAGCTCCATCACGGTGGCACCCACCTCTATGTGTTCTACGTTTTCGCCGCTCTCGTGGCGGTCCTCCTGTGGAGTCTGAGATGA